The region GGACAAATACCCTATCACTGAACTAGAAAGCAAAGATAACACTCTTaatgtgtgcttttgtttttattacctgAGAAAACATGTTCTAGCTCTACTGCAAATGGAAGTACACCCTAAAAACGTTGCTCTTTtgtcatcacattttttaaagcttacaggatttctttttgcattgaaCAGTATCCTTCAACCTAGTGTGACTTCTTTTACATTAGTTCCAAGCTTGTGCAGCCAGATAACCCACATGTTGAATTACAGCAGTGTTGACATATTGCACAACtcacacacaatattaaaacatagCTGAAGTTTATATAATAATAGGAGTAAATGACTCACCAGGAGATGTCTCGTAAACACAGCATCACCCTTTAAATTTACCCAACCCCCGAAGACAAGGACACACTAGTTTTTTCAGTGGAACATTTACGATTACATTCTGACACTGTCTTCATCTTGGTTTTACGTGAGACACATCGTCTCATCTAAGTCTCCAGTACCTTTGTGCACATGTATATTTAAACCacacaataaaagacatttatgaCAAACATTATTAATCACAGCGGGGGTTACCTTCGGCTACAGCAGCTCCCGCCAGCCTGGCTCTGATCAGGCCTTGGCGCTCCTTCAGACGAACAATTCGCACTTTGGGAAACTGGGACATGTATGTATCTAGTGGCTCCTTCAGATAGTctgcaagaaaaagaaatatgacaaaTGCAGACAAACGTGCATGTAGCTTGAAAAGATGAcacagcactttaaaatgtcaattcTTATTAGAACTAACTAATgacatgaaacacacaaactACCAGGAACCAAATTATAGGTGGATCTCTAATAAAAGCTGAAGTCAcacaatatttgaaaaaaattccaaaacaaagcatcaacattttcattaaaaaccaCTGTCAGAAAAGTGAAGTCTAaattttagacacattttaacTATTAATAGTAATTAGCTTGATTGAAAAAGTAAAGCTATAAACAAGCCATTGTATCAAGTTGAGCAAAACTCTGTACATAATGATGCAAATGTAAATATCATCTCTTTTTGGCAGCCAGATGGAATAACTTACTTTTAAAGAACAAATCCGGCGCAAAATGAACCTAATAACACATATGTAACGAGTTGACTGTTTCCTGGGAACGGtcactttgttttcatgctaatcgaatgTGACCAGATTTAGTGCAAACCGCTTATTAGCTTATATTGCTAGCTGTCGGGGCACGAGCAGAGTAAAAAGAAATAGCTATTTCTATACCACTAataaggctcaaaatagcaccaccCTTCCACGGTAGCATAATATTAATACCTACatgtaaaccaaagcattgagaactttgtaagtgtgcaagcagtttattaaaaagagattCTAAAGTTTATGAAGACAGTACCGTTCGGTATACAGGCAGGCGACGCTGTGCAACCAGTAACCAGTGACATGGCTCAAGCATGGCGTTTGTTGTTCAACTGGTCGTGACTGGCGCCTGCCTGTATACATGTTGGGACCCTCATTATGTAACTGTGCAAGTGTGGTGCTACTTTtagccttgttagtggtatagaaataacaatttctttttactttgccCGTGCCCCAACCACTTGCGTTATAAGCTAATTAGCAGTTTGTGCTAAAACTGGTCACCTtcaattagcatgaaaacaaatcccaggGAGCGGTCGACTTGGTAcacatgtgttattaacccctaggttaaTATTGCGCTGGATTTGTCCTTTAATGGTAAAAGCCTATTGCTCAGCGTTGAGCAGTTTTCTGGTGCTTTGGATGCCGCAGTTGTCAATTTTAAGTTGCCCACGTGGAGACCCATCCGAGGTAACATACTTTACACTATTACCTTTTGTGCTGAAATCATCCACCAGAATGATCTCTTTGAGGAGGTGTGGCGGAGATCTGTTGAGCACACTGTGCACAGAGCGGAGGAGCGTGGACCACACTTCAtccacaaaacagaaaatcacaCTGGTGGAAGGCAAGTTATCATGGATCAGATTCTGTGCACAcctggaaaaacaaaagcaaaaacaactcAGCTTGGCAGTCACAGCACTTTGAGTGGAATAACGTGCAGAAAACTCACATGTCAGGCCTTGTGTCTGGGACGGCACGGTCCACTGGGATCTGGTCGCTTAGGTAGACGTTAAAATGCCCTTCGTTCCATCTCTTCCTCATCTCCGCATCTTCATTACTGGCAACCACTGCTGCCTGACCAAACTGGCCCATCGCGTTGGCATCTCTGGGAGCGTTGGTCACATCCAGAGAAAGGACTTTGTGGACACCTGGGTTTCTGACAGCAGAGGTGTTATCCTTTGAGTCCTCTCCTGCTTGGAACTTGATTGGAGGTTTCAGGGTTTCCTTCAGGTCACTCTTGGTGATCGTCCTAACAAGTTTCTCCTCTGTTTCATTATCTACCTCCTTTCCTTTTACATCCTTATTTGGAAGTTTAAATTCTGTTTGAACAGGGTGTACCTGCTCGGCCTTAGATTTACTCACTTTTCTTTCCGAATTAGGTTCATCcttgactttttcatttttctttgactCAATTTTGTCAAGAGCAACATCTCCATTTTTAATGGGTCCCTTTTTTGAAGTTGGTAGAGAAGCCCGTTTGTTGTCCTGTACACCAGGTTGCACTTGGGTTATATTAGGCACTACTACAGGTAACGCCACTTTAAAAGAGTAATCTATTACACTACTTTTCTCTGATTTCATCTCGATAAAATCTAAGTTTACTGCTTTTTTCTTGGTAAGAAGATCCTGCTTTGGCGAGACATTTTGTACAGCGGCTCCTTCTTTATGTtcagaaaaaacatatttggggTTGTCAGTCTTGGGAAGATTATCTCCTTGGTGATTCCCCAACGTGTTATCCTGTTTCTTGTCTCCCTGTCTGTAAACTTGGGCTAGTTGGATGCTCGAACTGAGTTGTCCTTTCCCAGCATCTGTTACAGCAAGGTCCACTCTCTGAACCGGGTGTTTAAACCCCCTTTTCCCCAACTGTGTCACCCTGGACTGTTGTTTGAAAATCTCCCTTTCTCTTACCACTTGCTCTTTCAGCAGCTGACTGTTCACATCGTTTATTGATAAGCGAAGAGCAGCCATGTCAAGCAGCAGCCAAATGACAGATGCAATGAACACAAAGGCGAGtaccctccctctcccccttaAGTATCTCCTAATCTTATTCATTCTcgggtgtaaaaaaaaaagggaaaaaaaggaagtccacgtgaaaatatgtaaatgtcaAAGTAGAACACTGCATTGGCCACTTCTGAGGtgaagttttcttttctttgaagaaGTTAGCTGCCTGCGTGGCATGCTAGAAACGTAACAGAGGTAACTTTAGTCGATGCTGTCAATGAAGAATACAGCAGCGTCCGACACCCTTAGCCCAGCACAAAGGTACAATGTAATATTATGTTCCCATACCGTAACATAACCGCTTCGGTCACCTTCAACCACCGGGTGACATGCTCGCAAAATCTTCTTCGTCACTAAAAGAAACCTAACTAGGTAGCTAAAGTTGtgtgtttcttcacagaatctcCACTTCACAACTTTGACTGTCAGTTTTGTGTGAGGACGTAGCGATCAACTTCCACCCAGTCGgtaaactctgattggacagataggaAGGAAAGTATCGGCCTACACGGAGTTAACAGCAAGCTAGCCATAACTAGCTTGAACGGTACAGGAAGTTTCACGTTTAGCCTTCAAACTAAAGCATTTACCGTGCACTCGTTGAACAAGACGTTGGTTATGTTTCAGCTGGTTACGTATAATATGCCATGGAATGACGAAATCTAAAACATTAAACGCTCCAAGTGGCTGACAATGGAAACCAGGGGATACTAAAAAGTGATGAACAAGGCTGGACATGGTTGTCCCACGAATTCACTTTAAAACATTGATTGACTTGGGATGTTGTAGGGAAAACCCTAGCTTGATTTGTTTGCCCTATAGCCCTACGCAAGTAGCCTATTCTCTTATGCCTTGGTACAAGGTCCAACCAGTTTCCTCAAAAAGTTTTAAGGGCCCCTGTAGTCACTTGGAACAATGTCTAAATGTATGGTGATTAAAGATGAGGAGATAGATGCATTTTGGAAGTAGGCTAAAGGAAAACCCATGCAATGCACAACTGGTTAGATGGGCCTTGCCTATAGATTTGTCAGTCTATCTTCCAAATTAAATTTTCTTTGGATTATGTGCTTGCACTTTCCATTTTATTCGAGAACAACATTCTCATCTTCTGTCTAgtttaataataactaataataggCATGCTGTCAAGTAATGTTAAAGGGTGATGATGTAGTAGCCTAATTGTAATTAAAGTGCATGCAAGTGCAGTcgattttatattgttttttttcaactgttttgTCCTAGAGTAAAGTGGTAAACTCGattctttttttgcaattctGTATTGCTACAAAATCTCTTCAATTAGAACTTTACTGTGTAGGTCTTAACCGGAAGCGACTTCTGAACTCGGTAACAGCGCCCCCTTTACTTTCACTGTCTATGCTTTTACGTTGGCTAAAAGTAAAGCCACCATATCCCACTAGCGAGCAACATTAAAAGGCTAATGTGCAGCTTGACTTTGATAGTAACTTAATAGGATTGAGCATGAGCAGTCTTTAGTCAGTGTTTGTTGTACTTTCTATTGAGAATAAAAGCTCTGATGTCATAATATTTAATTGACGTGTCTACTTTACGTCGATTTCATTGTTGTAAACCAGATAGATTAGAATAACAATGTAGACGACACACCTAAAATTGTAGCTAGCTAGGCTAGTATAACTTGATTTACCACTGTGTGCTGTCGGCAAACATATCATAGGCTACTCAATGGGcgattttttattaattttaccgACATTCAAACACGTTTAACAGATTCAGAGTTGACACAATTAAAATGGCTAAATTATAACAAGTGTTATTTTTAATCCATTAATCtatgttaaatttaaaataaattagcctaaaattaaagtgataaaTAATTTAGTCCAGCTaatattaatttacaatataaatCATAGACTATGTTTGACTAACAactttatacattatttatttaaagtgatctgataaaaaaaaatctgaattctgGATTTCTGAATTCTGGACTGATCATAATGAGAATTAGGCGCTTAAGGGctgttttgttaaaagaaaaaacagcagtgAACCTATGTATTTTGAGGCTAAACTAATAAGGATTATTTCCATTAATGTTTCATCTGCTGATCATTTTCTTAATAAGTCAAATTATTGttaagtctataaaatgtcaaagaattGTAAAAAGTTCCATCACAGTTTCTCAAAAgccttaaaatgtcttgttttgtctcacCAACAGCCCAAAACCTCAACAAATTTATGATAGGCTTACGCatcagagaaaagcagcaaatcctcacattagAGAAGCTGGAAGttaaaaattacagaaataaaactgaaaaaacagttGCTGATTAcatttatgcagatgatacatgaaacataacaaacaaacaaaccaataaaacagaaagtttttatattttctggtTCGGTGATAATGAGTCCTAAAGTACCTCGGTAAGCACAATAATCCTACAGTACTTATGTAAATTGCAGTTTTACCAAACATCTaatgtgcaaaacacacacattactaaGCATAGAAACACATTGCCTCTCCCAATGAACATTTTACTGAGATTTCCCATAACCTAAAGCGACagtatttctcacacacaccacacacatatatatatatatatatacagacacacatgcacatttgtaAAACCTGTGTTACTGCAGCCATTAGGCAGTGATTAGTGAAGGCAACGACAGGTTTTCCTCTTCATCAGCAGGCCTCTCCTGGGAGTCCCATTGGCTCCATCCAGCCTATTAATGCTCCCCAACATGAGAAGGGAGGGGAGTAGTACCTCCCATGGTGGCTGCCCTTAGCCACACTACACACGCTTTCATTAGTGTGTTAGCTAAATGATTGGCCTCAGGACAGCCCCCAAGCCCTGCATTGCATGTGTTAGCTTATACGTTCCATCCACTGGGcaatatattcatttattcatccatTTCTGCATTCACACTCATGATGGCATCATTTGGTATATTTGATTGTATTTTCTCTAAACTGAATGGGCACAGTATTAGGAAAAACACCAGCAACAAAGAGGTGACAGAGCATATAGCAGTGAAGGTCCATCACTAATGTATAATTACACAGGATTTCATAGGGACATTACCTAAACTCAAACAATGTACAAACATAAATGTGTCCGTGCCTTCTCTTACTCATAGAATACAGTGTTGAGTCGACATAATTAGTTATTTCATAATTGATTATTTGTTCAAAGCATTTTAGTTTGAGCTTCTCAAATTTGAGGATTGGCTTCGTTTCTTGGTTTGAACATCTGTCTGTTGATTTGTTGGTCTGGACAAATTGTAATGATCACTTTTGACTATGTTCTTACATTTCACAGATTAATGAAAATCCCTAGTACATGGCACAGTTGACGATTCATATTTGAATGACCACCTGTACATTTGAATATGTGATCTGAATGCCGTCCCTGCATCCTAAAGCAAATGGTCTTTCAGGGGTTataagaccttttttatttataggaGCAGTACCAACTAAAAACCATTATAAAATAATCCCACAACAGTTCTTCAGTGCTCAAGATCATTAACTATACCATATTGATTAAATGGGTATTATTATTTCACTCTAGAGTCAAATATGCCTCTATGACATCTTTTAAGCGTATCAGTCTTACTAACTTGGGCTGTTGAGCCCAGTATGATAGAGTGAGTATAATTTGGATGTGCGTAAGAAAGGAGTTAGCTCCAAAGCCCACCTCTGATAGACATATTCCTGTGTTTCTGAATGAGCTCAGTCACAGTGTCTGTAAATGCTCACAGCTCCAACAGGCTTGAGTTTTGAGTGGTGAGTCTCCCTGGATAGCATGAAAAAATAACagccttttttaaaataattgacatCTGTAACTTAAGCCGTCATAACGTTTCCCATCAAAGGGATTAGACAAAATAAAGGCAAATGTAAATCTTACATTGACACGGGCATGTGCACATTTTTtcttgtgttatatatctttagAACATGTTAATTAGACACTGGaattaaaattacaacagtTGGTCTGTGTAATTTACATAGAGGTCATGTTGTGCTAATATGGCACTCGTTGAAATAGACAGCCAGCAACAATATGGTTAAGTCTGACCcactgacattttcagctccaAATTATGCACATTGTGTGAATTAAATTAATTAGAGAATTCATTAAGAAATATGGCTTGCGGAAACAAGTATAATATTTAGttatgtgatgtcattttcttttattgttaaagataatttgtttcaTAACAGTTCCAGTGGAAGTTTTGCCCCTGTACTAACCATGATGTATGTAATTTGTTAGccatttaattaattatgatTAGAATTAGTGAATGTACAGCTTGTTTTGACAGATGGTTCCCATCAGGGAGACCTTTGCACAATTAACTTATAATCAATTGCatcccatttttttcttcttctgtttgttaCATCTACAACTTTGTGTGGAAAATATCCGTATATGcatcatattaatgttttactCGGAATACATCAAACAAGCAATTATCTATAATTTGCCCACTAATACAAAGCAGATAAACAACTTTGATTAATTTCATGCTTTGTGAGATACCTGCGAGCTAGTGCAGACTGCTCACAGTGATTGTTTTATCAGCGTTTAATTATTCTGTTTAGCTTCTTATGTCTACTGTTGGATATATTCATGGCCTTCTCAAATCAAAATGGTTTCTCTCACTAAAGGAGAGTACCATAACAAATTTATTCATCGCTTTGCTTCACATTTGACAATTTTCTCAGACACTGTATCCTTATTGTCACACTGACTGGAACACTTACAGTCTTaactgtcttgtttttgtctattataatatataacatataatcaTACActtatttcatcatttcaaaGGCTTAACAAAAGCATATCTGTTAccaaatttcaaaatgaaaaaacctGGGCAGCTATCAGGGTGGCCCCCTTGTTGTACTCGCTTTAGTCCACAAGATGGAGCTTTAGTTCTGTTCATGTTATGCATTATCTGCTGGGATGTCATCTGGCTTCATGAAGGAATTTGCAACGAGGACTCACGTTGTCTTATTCCCTTTGCAATATATCcttaagttgaaaaaaagcattcaaagtgcacatgacaaaacatgcaccactgaaatatttattgtttttaatggatattgaaaatgtgtgtgcatttatggAATCATAAAAAGAGTGATCAACAATGTGACACAGGTATAGGTGCATTGTTTTATATCATAGCTTGCAGCCCCTATGATAAGGTTAGGTGTGTTTTGCATTATAAACTCTTGTGTTCCATTAGTAATGGGTTTATAGCAAATTCTAGGCTATGTATTAATTCTGTTCATTTCTTCTCCAGGCTTGAGGGAAATAGATGCCAAAGAGCAAAGGAAGCCATTGCACCTTCTACAGTGTACAGGTACAAAATTCCCTTTGTGACATGActgtatctctgtgttttttttttttagaataaacaaagtgagaaagaatAAGACAGGGCTGTGGTTTAGTGTTCAGTAAATGCTTTTAGGATCAAATACcgttaacttaaaaaaatacatttaagtgataatattcaacttttaaaataataataatatttagcTGTTAATCTACCATTCACAAACACCCTTGGAGCGTCTACACTACGGATCAGGCCATAATTCAATTTAGATTTCTTTTGGACACCCAAATGTTTCATCAAATAAGATACAAGTTTAAGGAGTCTACggcttttatcatttttttcccaggTGACATGAAGGTGATACTGATTTGGCTCTCACTGGACATGACTTAAGGGCtgacataaaaaataactacatAATTTGTCTCAATCCAGAGGGCTGACTTGGCATGGACAGGAGCAGTCCTAAATGTCACCCTATAATGAGTTCTGGCCAAAGGTACACAGTTAGGACAGTGCCCGCTGGCACCTGGGATGCCCACTGGCTAGCTTTGTACCCCACAGCCATTTGGACAAccccagttttctttgtgaacaaTGCTGTACGCGGTTTGCATCCAAACAAAAAGTTTCACATTGTAAAGTTTCATTTTACTCTGGCAACAGAGtcatagaaaaaaagacttgaacTACATTTAGTTAAATAGTGCAAGATAATGAGTAAgaatttgatgtaaaaaaaaagcaatagagAAGAGTGAATAGAAAGGTGTTTAtaaaacacatgtcaaaatTGAGTAGAATATATGTGAATGAGCTTTATTGTTACATGTTGTAGTCGTCTATGACTGAACCTTAAGTTTAATGGAGATAATGCATTGATGTCATTTACTTCATTGCAATGATCATACATCACTTTGAACAATTCACCAATTTTCTGTCTTCTTAAAAGTGAATGCAGAAAGACTTTCAGTTTTGAGGAACTTGACTTCTTTTGTTTAGCTGGTATGAGACCTATTGCCAACATGCGGCGCTTATTATCTTACAAAGGCTCAGGAGATGAGGGAACATTGTAtctaaattaactttttctATTTCCCGGTGAATGAAATCAACTCCATCCTTTTATGTTACTTTTCATCTGCCTTTTGTCTTGTTGCGgaatcttttctctttctctctcattcatcTGTTTTGCCCTTTCCTTGATCTGATAGCATTAAACATATAATTAAGTCATAAAGGAGGGGACTGATGAGTGTAGCAGATGGTAATTGCGTCCtacatttgaatgaaatgaTATGCATTGCTACAATTTACAGCCTTTGCCTCATATTTTATTCAGCAACCTTTTATCTCTTTTCCTGCAGAATTATTCTGCAATAAATTTAGACATCTTATCAATAGCTGGAGTGATAGTGGcaaaaacatggggaaaaaTGAGCCTCCGCTGTTTTAtgctgtttaaaataatttcccaTAATAAAGGAGCTATCAGAGCTGCTCTATCACTGTAGAGGGGCAGATATTCCTATTTCTAGTTTGTAGTGCCCTTAGTTTGTGGACAAGCTGTCACTCTCCTGTTAGTCTGAAGAAATGTGAAAGGACAGAAGATTGTTTTACTAAAGTTCAGCTGAGGCacagggaaaataaaacaagtagAACATCTTGGAAAGCCAGTTGCAAGTTACTATAcagtttttctacatttttttatgtaatacaTTGTTTATGGTTTAAAAAAGTTGCGTAATATTACTTTCCTGATCTGATTTGAGGGTTAAAGAGCTTTTAGGGTCGAGCTTTGCGGGTAGAGTAACAAATGCTTTGTATGTATTGATGAAGTTGATCAGATTATTGATCGCAGACGCCAGCAGTTACCAGCAGGATTATGTCAACAATCTATTCTAGCAACAACCAGTGGGGAAAATCCAACTCGACCCATCAATGGTGTGAATTCATCActcatcactcactcactcactcactcactcactcactcactcactcactcactcactcactcaaagTCCCCTgagcaaatttaaaaatcaaaagcacCACAAGTTACTATAAAAGTGACTCAAACTGTGTCAACAAAACCTGAAATTTTCTACTTTCATAAATATAGGAATTGTTGCAGGATGTGTTGAATTAGACTGCATTGGTTGTAGCTACCTAATAAACTGACAGTGAACACTGAACTGTGTAGCTCTAGCTCTgctgttcttttatttacagTGACACCTCAATGAGAAACATTGTGATGccaaaaaagtagtaaaactgaGAGATTTTGGTTGTTCTAATTATTCTTCCTAGGTACATTTTGTCCATGAAACAAACATTAGATGA is a window of Etheostoma cragini isolate CJK2018 chromosome 11, CSU_Ecrag_1.0, whole genome shotgun sequence DNA encoding:
- the LOC117953461 gene encoding polypeptide N-acetylgalactosaminyltransferase 5, with the protein product MNKIRRYLRGRGRVLAFVFIASVIWLLLDMAALRLSINDVNSQLLKEQVVREREIFKQQSRVTQLGKRGFKHPVQRVDLAVTDAGKGQLSSSIQLAQVYRQGDKKQDNTLGNHQGDNLPKTDNPKYVFSEHKEGAAVQNVSPKQDLLTKKKAVNLDFIEMKSEKSSVIDYSFKVALPVVVPNITQVQPGVQDNKRASLPTSKKGPIKNGDVALDKIESKKNEKVKDEPNSERKVSKSKAEQVHPVQTEFKLPNKDVKGKEVDNETEEKLVRTITKSDLKETLKPPIKFQAGEDSKDNTSAVRNPGVHKVLSLDVTNAPRDANAMGQFGQAAVVASNEDAEMRKRWNEGHFNVYLSDQIPVDRAVPDTRPDMCAQNLIHDNLPSTSVIFCFVDEVWSTLLRSVHSVLNRSPPHLLKEIILVDDFSTKDYLKEPLDTYMSQFPKVRIVRLKERQGLIRARLAGAAVAEGEVLTFLDSHIECNVGWLEPLLERVYLDRKKVPCPVIEVISDKDMSYMLVDNFQRGIFKWPLVFGWSPLPEDYIKKNNMTISDPIRCPVMAGGLFSIDKKYFYELGAYDPGLDVWGGENMEISFKIWMCGGEIEIIPCSRVGHIFRGQNPYKFPKDKQKTVERNLARVAEVWLDEYKDLFYGHGYHHLLDKKTIDIGNLTDQIELRKRLQCKSFKWYLDNVYPDMNVHLVKAEGLVFNHAARKCLTLQKGSLSFEMCDLSKQSQHFNYTWMRHIRQQDICVTPHSEGGGFALELCDNTKPEHRWFHKSSNSALAEHLIAEFVSHHMCLEADPQGDTLLLSPCETRNAFQKWQFTHYYTE